One window of Trifolium pratense cultivar HEN17-A07 linkage group LG5, ARS_RC_1.1, whole genome shotgun sequence genomic DNA carries:
- the LOC123885002 gene encoding small ubiquitin-related modifier 1-B-like, with translation MEPTNHIWVIVKETNGIQNIHFRMRRNYQMKKMMNVYCDRSSLDFDSIVFFFKGVRIWPDQTPYELDIDDGDEIDAALYEHWRACINIDVKGQVGYEASYSFQRNRPLKKLMDEYCYQYNLDVSQVGFLFDGRLVQAEQTPHELGIEDGDEILAMLHLRRHV, from the exons ATGGAGCCAACCAATCACATATGGGTCATCGTCAAAGAAACG AATGGGATTCAAAACATACATTTTAGGATGAGAAGAAattatcaaatgaaaaagaTGATGAATGTTTACTGTGATCGTTCATCTCTTGATTTCGACTCAAtcgtttttttctttaaaggtgTTCGCATTTGGCCAGATCAGACTCCATACGAG CTGGATATAGATGATGGGGATGAAATAGATGCTGCCTTGTATGAACATTGGAGAGCATGCATCAACATCGATGTCAAAGGCCAG GTTGGGTACGAAGCTTCCTACAGCTTCCAAAGAAACCGTCCATTGAAAAAGCTTATGGATGAATATTGCTATCAATATAATCTGGATGTTAGCCAAGTTGGTTTTTTGTTTGATGGGCGTCTCGTCCAAGCTGAGCAGACTCCACACGAG CTGGGAATTGAAGATGGCGATGAAATCCTTGCCATGCTTCATCTGAGAAGACATGTTTAG
- the LOC123885033 gene encoding NFATC2-interacting protein-like isoform X2, which produces MKQDTHIILKVNGQDGNATFVCIDRSSQLKMLVKAYCDHHSVDLNSVTFWFDGNQLQGDHSLAELHMNDWDQIDAIFYDPSACVNLKVSLNFKGKIENEFFSNVRRSDQLKNLMDDYCRRYWLDIDGVAFLFNGRLLRAEQTPDELQLVNGDEIDVVFYDQLARMKLKVKCQDGNEIFFSVNKSTQLKKLMNAYCDHHSVDFNSIDFLFNEHRIQEEQSPDELQMEDGDEIDAIVYDQSRRINLKVTSQVGFEAFFRINRSTRLKNLMDVYRRRYCFDFNGVAFLFNGRLIEADQTPDELGMQNGDEMLAVLQLICV; this is translated from the exons ATGAAACAGGACACACATATCATCCTCAAGGTCAATGGCCAG GATGGGAATGCAACTTTTGTTTGTATTGATAGAAGCAGTCAACTGAAAATGCTCGTTAAAGCTTACTGTGATCATCATTCCGTAGATCTTAACTCAGTTACTTTCTGGTTTGATGGGAATCAACTCCAGGGAGATCATTCTCTCGCTGAG CTGCATATGAATGATTGGGATCAAATAGATGCCATCTTCTATGATCCGAGTGCTTGCGTCAACCTCAAAGTCAGCCTGAATTTCAAGGGCAAG ATTGAGAATGAGTTTTTCTCCAACGTTCGTAGAAGCGATCAATTGAAAAATCTTATGGATGATTACTGTCGTCGATATTGGTTGGATATTGATGGAGTTGCTTTTCTCTTTAACGGCCGTCTCCTCCGGGCTGAGCAGACTCCTGACGAG cTGCAATTGGTGAACGGCGATGAGATAGATGTTGTTTTCTATGATCAACTTGCACGCATGAAACTGAAGGTCAAGTGTCAG GATGGGAATGAAATTTTCTTTTCGGTTAACAAAAGCACTCAACTGAAAAAGCTGATGAATGCTTACTGTGATCATCATTCTGTAGATTTCAACTCAATTGATTTTCTGTTTAATGAGCATCGCATACAGGAGGAGCAGTCTCCAGATGAG TTGCAAATGGAGGACGGAGATGAAATAGATGCTATCGTCTATGATCAGAGCAGACGCATCAACCTCAAGGTCACGAGCCAG GTTGGGTTTGAGGCTTTCTTTAGGATCAATAGAAGCACTCGGTTGAAAAATCTTATGGATGTGTATCGTCGTCGGTATTGCTTTGATTTCAATGGAGTTGCTTTTCTGTTCAATGGGCGACTCATCGAGGCAGATCAGACTCCCGATGAG CTGGGAATGCAGAATGGAGATGAAATGCTAGCAGTGCTTCAGCTAATATGTGTTTAG
- the LOC123885033 gene encoding NFATC2-interacting protein-like isoform X1, whose product MKQDTHIILKVNGQDGNATFVCIDRSSQLKMLVKAYCDHHSVDLNSVTFWFDGNQLQGDHSLAEQLHMNDWDQIDAIFYDPSACVNLKVSLNFKGKIENEFFSNVRRSDQLKNLMDDYCRRYWLDIDGVAFLFNGRLLRAEQTPDELQLVNGDEIDVVFYDQLARMKLKVKCQDGNEIFFSVNKSTQLKKLMNAYCDHHSVDFNSIDFLFNEHRIQEEQSPDELQMEDGDEIDAIVYDQSRRINLKVTSQVGFEAFFRINRSTRLKNLMDVYRRRYCFDFNGVAFLFNGRLIEADQTPDELGMQNGDEMLAVLQLICV is encoded by the exons ATGAAACAGGACACACATATCATCCTCAAGGTCAATGGCCAG GATGGGAATGCAACTTTTGTTTGTATTGATAGAAGCAGTCAACTGAAAATGCTCGTTAAAGCTTACTGTGATCATCATTCCGTAGATCTTAACTCAGTTACTTTCTGGTTTGATGGGAATCAACTCCAGGGAGATCATTCTCTCGCTGAG CAGCTGCATATGAATGATTGGGATCAAATAGATGCCATCTTCTATGATCCGAGTGCTTGCGTCAACCTCAAAGTCAGCCTGAATTTCAAGGGCAAG ATTGAGAATGAGTTTTTCTCCAACGTTCGTAGAAGCGATCAATTGAAAAATCTTATGGATGATTACTGTCGTCGATATTGGTTGGATATTGATGGAGTTGCTTTTCTCTTTAACGGCCGTCTCCTCCGGGCTGAGCAGACTCCTGACGAG cTGCAATTGGTGAACGGCGATGAGATAGATGTTGTTTTCTATGATCAACTTGCACGCATGAAACTGAAGGTCAAGTGTCAG GATGGGAATGAAATTTTCTTTTCGGTTAACAAAAGCACTCAACTGAAAAAGCTGATGAATGCTTACTGTGATCATCATTCTGTAGATTTCAACTCAATTGATTTTCTGTTTAATGAGCATCGCATACAGGAGGAGCAGTCTCCAGATGAG TTGCAAATGGAGGACGGAGATGAAATAGATGCTATCGTCTATGATCAGAGCAGACGCATCAACCTCAAGGTCACGAGCCAG GTTGGGTTTGAGGCTTTCTTTAGGATCAATAGAAGCACTCGGTTGAAAAATCTTATGGATGTGTATCGTCGTCGGTATTGCTTTGATTTCAATGGAGTTGCTTTTCTGTTCAATGGGCGACTCATCGAGGCAGATCAGACTCCCGATGAG CTGGGAATGCAGAATGGAGATGAAATGCTAGCAGTGCTTCAGCTAATATGTGTTTAG
- the LOC123885666 gene encoding chromo domain-containing protein LHP1-like isoform X1: protein MKGEEEMMKKTTTTTTTTLGAPNDVPAVERSDGNGNSADDGVEGDKDCSFTEKENTQLKKVGNEETQVEDSEEDESDEEQQENGVDDPELEVKIPSLDDGFYEVEVIRRKRIRKGKLEYFVKWLGWDESANTWEPPENLVGVPDVIEAFEESFNSGKQRKRKRKEVVHSAPLKKRVERSATPYSLRCLKTTKNNSQEAQNNSQSAPLEEKPIIPAIPDIPAFPQTVLFADEVESDGDGSNLKRTDYADGSRSENVPQEVPLNNEEKEYDPKLSELKAATTNGNGVDNLAIPFQEAMVSPENTQMNDLPNAVGTEPITENNVVGTEQVKNGPSRSANRRRKSLSVKRFMKDSSASKLDDTQIPNSAPVGTAEPAKTGVTDNVVAPSSHTMPEPVKPACDIVKIIKPVDFKAAVASPMQDVLVTFEALRSDGSEVTVDNKYLKTYHPILLIDYYEQHLRYTPKPKPA from the exons ATGAAGGGTGAAGAagagatgatgaagaagacaacaacaacaacaacaacaaccttgggAGCTCCGAATGATGTTCCTGCTGTAGAAAGAAGTGATGGAAATGGAAATAGTGCTGATGATGGTGTTGAAGGTGACAAAGATTGTTCTTTTACTGAAAAGGAGAATACCCAGTTGAAAAAAGTGGGAAATGAGGAAACCCAAGTTGAAGATTCTGAAGAAGATGAATCAGATGAAGAACAACAAGAAAATGGGGTTGATGATCCTGAACTTGAAGTAAAAATTCCTTCTCTTGATGATGGGTTCTATGAAGTTGAAGTTATTCGTCGCAAGAGAATCCGAAAg GGAAAGCTGGAGTACTTTGTCAAATG GTTGGGATGGGATGAATCAGCAAACACTTGGGAGCCTCCGGAAAATTTAGTTGGCGTTCCGGATGTTATCGAGGCTTTCGAGGAGAG CTTTAATTCAGGAAAGCAGCGGAAGCGCAAACGCAAGGAAGTGGTTCATAGCGCTCCTCTAAAGAAGAGGGTGGAGCGTTCGGCCACTCCTTACAGCCTTAGATGCTTAAAAACTACTAAGAACAATTCACAGGAAGCTCAAAACAATTCACAGTCTGCCCCTCTTGAGGAAAAACCTATTATTCCTGCTATTCCCGACATTCCTGCATTTCCTCAGACCGTGCTGTTTGCTGATGAAGTAGAGAGTGACGGTGATGGAAGCAATCTCAAAAGAACTGATTATGCTGATGGTAGTAGGTCTGAAAATGTTCCACAAGAGGTTCCTCTAAATAACGAGGAAAAAGAGTATGATCCTAAGCTAAGCGAACTAAAAGCGGCAACAACCAATGGAAATGGCGTGGACAACCTCGCAATACCGTTTCAAGAAGCTATGGTTTCTCCTGAAAATACTCAAATGAATGATCTGCCGAATGCGGTTGGTACAGAACCGATTACTGAAAACAATGTGGTTGGCACAGAACAAGTTAAAAATGGCCCCAGCAGGTCAGCAAACAGACGGAGAAAGTCATTATCTGTGAAGAGGTTCATGAAAGATTCAAGTGCTAGTAAGCTGGATGATACACAAATACCAAATTCTGCACCGGTTGGTACAGCTGAGCCAGCAAAAACAGGTGTTACTGATAATGTGGTGGCTCCTAGTAGTCATACAATGCCGGAACCTGTTAAACCTGCATGTGATATTGTCAAGATTATAAAGCCGGTAGACTTTAAAGCTGCGGTAGCAAGCCCCATGCAGGATGTTTTGGTGACTTTTGAGGCTTTAAG GTCGGATGGATCAGAAGTTACGGTCGATAATAAATATCTCAAAACATATCATCCGATCCTA CTGATTGATTACTATGAGCAACATCTGCGCTACactccaaaaccaaaaccagCGTGA
- the LOC123885666 gene encoding chromo domain-containing protein LHP1-like isoform X3, whose product MKGEEEMMKKTTTTTTTTLGAPNDVPAVERSDGNGNSADDGVEGDKDCSFTEKENTQLKKVGNEETQVEDSEEDESDEEQQENGVDDPELEVKIPSLDDGFYEVEVIRRKRIRKGKLEYFVKWLGWDESANTWEPPENLVGVPDVIEAFEESFNSGKQRKRKRKEVVHSAPLKKRVERSATPYSLRCLKTTKNNSQEAQNNSQSAPLEEKPIIPAIPDIPAFPQTVLFADEVESDGDGSNLKRTDYADGSRSENVPQEVPLNNEEKEYDPKLSELKAATTNGNGVDNLAIPFQEAMVSPENTQMNDLPNAVGTEPITENNVVGTEQVKNGPSRSANRRRKSLSVKRFMKDSSASKLDDTQIPNSAPVGTAEPAKTGVTDNVVAPSSHTMPEPVKPACDIVKIIKPVDFKAAVASPMQDVLVTFEALS is encoded by the exons ATGAAGGGTGAAGAagagatgatgaagaagacaacaacaacaacaacaacaaccttgggAGCTCCGAATGATGTTCCTGCTGTAGAAAGAAGTGATGGAAATGGAAATAGTGCTGATGATGGTGTTGAAGGTGACAAAGATTGTTCTTTTACTGAAAAGGAGAATACCCAGTTGAAAAAAGTGGGAAATGAGGAAACCCAAGTTGAAGATTCTGAAGAAGATGAATCAGATGAAGAACAACAAGAAAATGGGGTTGATGATCCTGAACTTGAAGTAAAAATTCCTTCTCTTGATGATGGGTTCTATGAAGTTGAAGTTATTCGTCGCAAGAGAATCCGAAAg GGAAAGCTGGAGTACTTTGTCAAATG GTTGGGATGGGATGAATCAGCAAACACTTGGGAGCCTCCGGAAAATTTAGTTGGCGTTCCGGATGTTATCGAGGCTTTCGAGGAGAG CTTTAATTCAGGAAAGCAGCGGAAGCGCAAACGCAAGGAAGTGGTTCATAGCGCTCCTCTAAAGAAGAGGGTGGAGCGTTCGGCCACTCCTTACAGCCTTAGATGCTTAAAAACTACTAAGAACAATTCACAGGAAGCTCAAAACAATTCACAGTCTGCCCCTCTTGAGGAAAAACCTATTATTCCTGCTATTCCCGACATTCCTGCATTTCCTCAGACCGTGCTGTTTGCTGATGAAGTAGAGAGTGACGGTGATGGAAGCAATCTCAAAAGAACTGATTATGCTGATGGTAGTAGGTCTGAAAATGTTCCACAAGAGGTTCCTCTAAATAACGAGGAAAAAGAGTATGATCCTAAGCTAAGCGAACTAAAAGCGGCAACAACCAATGGAAATGGCGTGGACAACCTCGCAATACCGTTTCAAGAAGCTATGGTTTCTCCTGAAAATACTCAAATGAATGATCTGCCGAATGCGGTTGGTACAGAACCGATTACTGAAAACAATGTGGTTGGCACAGAACAAGTTAAAAATGGCCCCAGCAGGTCAGCAAACAGACGGAGAAAGTCATTATCTGTGAAGAGGTTCATGAAAGATTCAAGTGCTAGTAAGCTGGATGATACACAAATACCAAATTCTGCACCGGTTGGTACAGCTGAGCCAGCAAAAACAGGTGTTACTGATAATGTGGTGGCTCCTAGTAGTCATACAATGCCGGAACCTGTTAAACCTGCATGTGATATTGTCAAGATTATAAAGCCGGTAGACTTTAAAGCTGCGGTAGCAAGCCCCATGCAGGATGTTTTGGTGACTTTTGAGGCTTTAAG CTGA
- the LOC123885666 gene encoding chromo domain-containing protein LHP1-like isoform X2 has product MKGEEEMMKKTTTTTTTTLGAPNDVPAVERSDGNGNSADDGVEGDKDCSFTEKENTQLKKVGNEETQVEDSEEDESDEEQQENGVDDPELEVKIPSLDDGFYEVEVIRRKRIRKGKLEYFVKWLGWDESANTWEPPENLVGVPDVIEAFEESFNSGKQRKRKRKEVVHSAPLKKRVERSATPYSLRCLKTTKNNSQEAQNNSQSAPLEEKPIIPAIPDIPAFPQTVLFADEVESDGDGSNLKRTDYADGSRSENVPQEVPLNNEEKEYDPKLSELKAATTNGNGVDNLAIPFQEAMVSPENTQMNDLPNAVGTEPITENNVVGTEQVKNGPSRSANRRRKSLSVKRFMKDSSASKLDDTQIPNSAPVGTAEPAKTGVTDNVVAPSSHTMPEPVKPACDIVKIIKPVDFKAAVASPMQDVLVTFEALRDK; this is encoded by the exons ATGAAGGGTGAAGAagagatgatgaagaagacaacaacaacaacaacaacaaccttgggAGCTCCGAATGATGTTCCTGCTGTAGAAAGAAGTGATGGAAATGGAAATAGTGCTGATGATGGTGTTGAAGGTGACAAAGATTGTTCTTTTACTGAAAAGGAGAATACCCAGTTGAAAAAAGTGGGAAATGAGGAAACCCAAGTTGAAGATTCTGAAGAAGATGAATCAGATGAAGAACAACAAGAAAATGGGGTTGATGATCCTGAACTTGAAGTAAAAATTCCTTCTCTTGATGATGGGTTCTATGAAGTTGAAGTTATTCGTCGCAAGAGAATCCGAAAg GGAAAGCTGGAGTACTTTGTCAAATG GTTGGGATGGGATGAATCAGCAAACACTTGGGAGCCTCCGGAAAATTTAGTTGGCGTTCCGGATGTTATCGAGGCTTTCGAGGAGAG CTTTAATTCAGGAAAGCAGCGGAAGCGCAAACGCAAGGAAGTGGTTCATAGCGCTCCTCTAAAGAAGAGGGTGGAGCGTTCGGCCACTCCTTACAGCCTTAGATGCTTAAAAACTACTAAGAACAATTCACAGGAAGCTCAAAACAATTCACAGTCTGCCCCTCTTGAGGAAAAACCTATTATTCCTGCTATTCCCGACATTCCTGCATTTCCTCAGACCGTGCTGTTTGCTGATGAAGTAGAGAGTGACGGTGATGGAAGCAATCTCAAAAGAACTGATTATGCTGATGGTAGTAGGTCTGAAAATGTTCCACAAGAGGTTCCTCTAAATAACGAGGAAAAAGAGTATGATCCTAAGCTAAGCGAACTAAAAGCGGCAACAACCAATGGAAATGGCGTGGACAACCTCGCAATACCGTTTCAAGAAGCTATGGTTTCTCCTGAAAATACTCAAATGAATGATCTGCCGAATGCGGTTGGTACAGAACCGATTACTGAAAACAATGTGGTTGGCACAGAACAAGTTAAAAATGGCCCCAGCAGGTCAGCAAACAGACGGAGAAAGTCATTATCTGTGAAGAGGTTCATGAAAGATTCAAGTGCTAGTAAGCTGGATGATACACAAATACCAAATTCTGCACCGGTTGGTACAGCTGAGCCAGCAAAAACAGGTGTTACTGATAATGTGGTGGCTCCTAGTAGTCATACAATGCCGGAACCTGTTAAACCTGCATGTGATATTGTCAAGATTATAAAGCCGGTAGACTTTAAAGCTGCGGTAGCAAGCCCCATGCAGGATGTTTTGGTGACTTTTGAGGCTTTAAG AGATAAATAG
- the LOC123884212 gene encoding uncharacterized protein LOC123884212 isoform X2, translating to MSSVKSPSQGLKNDDILGQASEILGRHNLEKQLAQSNFKGKDALNHAQDLDTMELYSRAKGQEKEILSLREQIAVSCMKELQLLNEKCKLEREFSELRMAIDDKQNEAITAASNDLARRKGYLEENLKLAHDLKVAEDERYIFMSSMLGLLAEYGLWPRVMNASSVSNYVKHLHDQLQWRIRNSHDRIGELTSGQEGHADNGNHIVESPGSANLTNQIHNEFMSHQPMSNMTGYMNPGVSGDVNGAFKRANYPEISNAADRDLFDQIGAQERTGDRNFVNGNGGNLYQPSNEHDETASNVSEDGPGIENFQISGDAIPGEKLLGCGYPVRRTSLCMFQWVRHLQDGTRQYIEGATNPEYVVTADDVDKLIAVECIPMDDKGRQGELVRLFANDQNKIKCDPEMQHEIDTYLSKGEAIFSVLLLTDSSDNWEQATLFLRRSGYQIKISGTEAPVVSEKFSKDLSIKVPCGLSTQFVLTCSNGSSHPLSTYSVRMRDTLVLTMRLFQSKVLDDKRKGKA from the exons ATGTCTTCTGTTAAAAGCCCTTCACAGGGGCTTAAAAACGATGATATTCTGGGTCAAGCCTCTGAAATTCTAGGCAG GCACAATCTTGAAAAACAACTGGCTCAAAGCAATTTCAAAGGCAAGGATGCACTTAATCACGCTCAGGACCTAGACACTATg GAACTTTATTCACGAGCAAAGGGGCAAGAAAAAGAAATCCTCTCCCTTCGTGAACAGATTGCTGTTTCCTGTATGAAG GAGTTGCAGCTTTTGAATGAGAAATGCAAACTAGAGAGGGAATTTTCGGAACTAAGAATG GCAATTGATGACAAGCAAAATGAAGCCATCACAGCTGCCTCTAATGATCTGGCTCGAAGGAAAGGTTATCTAgaagaaaatttaaaacttgCCCATGATTTGAAG GTTGCAGAGGACGAGAGATATATATTCATGTCATCTATGCTAGGATTGCTAGCAGAGTATGGTCTGTGGCCTCGTGTTATGAATGCCTCTTCAGTGTCTAACTATGTAAAG CATTTACATGATCAATTACAATGGAGGATTCGGAATTCGCAT GATAGAATTGGAGAGTTGACTTCCGGGCAAGAAGGCCATGCAGATAATGGTAATCATATTGTTGAAAGTCCGGGTTCTGCAAATTTGACAAATCAAATTCATAATGAATTCATG AGTCATCAACCAATGAGCAATATGACAGGATATATGAACCCAGGTGTTAGTGGTGATGTAAATGGAGCATTCAAAAGGGCCAACTATCCGGAGATTTCTAATGCTGCTGATAG AGACCTATTTGATCAAATTGGTGCCCAAGAGAGAACTGGAGATAGAAATTTTGTAAATGGCAATGGCGGCAACTTGTATCAACCTTCAAACGAGCATGATGAGACCGCTTCCAACGTTTCTGAGG ATGGCCCTGGCATTGAGAATTTTCAAATCAGTGGTGATGCTATTCCTGGAGAAAAACTTCTTGGATGTGGTTATCCAGTCCGTCGAACTTCTCTTTGTATGTTTCAG TGGGTTCGGCATCTTCAGGATGGCACTAGACAGTACATTGAAG GAGCTACAAATCCTGAGTATGTAGTTACAGCTGATGATGTCGATAAATTGATAGCAGTTGAGTGTATTCCAATGGATGACAAAGGCCGTCAG GGGGAGCTAGTGAGGCTTTTTGCTAATGACCAGAACAAAATAAAATGCG ACCCGGAAATGCAGCATGAGATTGATACATACCTGTCCAAAGGAGAAGCAATTTTCAGTGTTCTACTTTTG ACGGATTCTTCTGACAATTGGGAACAAGCAACTCTATTCTTAAGACGATCAGGATACCAAATCAAAATAAGTGGCACTGAAGCTCCAGTAGTTTCTGAGAAATTCTCAAAGGACTTATCG ATCAAAGTTCCATGTGGTCTCTCAACACAATTTGTGTTAACATGCTCAAATGGATCTTCTCATCCTCTAAGCACATATAGCGTCCG AATGCGAGACACACTTGTGTTAACCATGCGACTCTTCCAGAGTAAG GTATTGGATGACAAAAGGAAAGGGAAAGCATGA
- the LOC123884212 gene encoding uncharacterized protein LOC123884212 isoform X1: protein MSSVKSPSQGLKNDDILGQASEILGRHNLEKQLAQSNFKGKDALNHAQDLDTMELYSRAKGQEKEILSLREQIAVSCMKELQLLNEKCKLEREFSELRMAIDDKQNEAITAASNDLARRKGYLEENLKLAHDLKVAEDERYIFMSSMLGLLAEYGLWPRVMNASSVSNYVKHLHDQLQWRIRNSHDRIGELTSGQEGHADNGNHIVESPGSANLTNQIHNEFMFQHNFPQQNLIGNEQSHQPMSNMTGYMNPGVSGDVNGAFKRANYPEISNAADRDLFDQIGAQERTGDRNFVNGNGGNLYQPSNEHDETASNVSEDGPGIENFQISGDAIPGEKLLGCGYPVRRTSLCMFQWVRHLQDGTRQYIEGATNPEYVVTADDVDKLIAVECIPMDDKGRQGELVRLFANDQNKIKCDPEMQHEIDTYLSKGEAIFSVLLLTDSSDNWEQATLFLRRSGYQIKISGTEAPVVSEKFSKDLSIKVPCGLSTQFVLTCSNGSSHPLSTYSVRMRDTLVLTMRLFQSKVLDDKRKGKA from the exons ATGTCTTCTGTTAAAAGCCCTTCACAGGGGCTTAAAAACGATGATATTCTGGGTCAAGCCTCTGAAATTCTAGGCAG GCACAATCTTGAAAAACAACTGGCTCAAAGCAATTTCAAAGGCAAGGATGCACTTAATCACGCTCAGGACCTAGACACTATg GAACTTTATTCACGAGCAAAGGGGCAAGAAAAAGAAATCCTCTCCCTTCGTGAACAGATTGCTGTTTCCTGTATGAAG GAGTTGCAGCTTTTGAATGAGAAATGCAAACTAGAGAGGGAATTTTCGGAACTAAGAATG GCAATTGATGACAAGCAAAATGAAGCCATCACAGCTGCCTCTAATGATCTGGCTCGAAGGAAAGGTTATCTAgaagaaaatttaaaacttgCCCATGATTTGAAG GTTGCAGAGGACGAGAGATATATATTCATGTCATCTATGCTAGGATTGCTAGCAGAGTATGGTCTGTGGCCTCGTGTTATGAATGCCTCTTCAGTGTCTAACTATGTAAAG CATTTACATGATCAATTACAATGGAGGATTCGGAATTCGCAT GATAGAATTGGAGAGTTGACTTCCGGGCAAGAAGGCCATGCAGATAATGGTAATCATATTGTTGAAAGTCCGGGTTCTGCAAATTTGACAAATCAAATTCATAATGAATTCATG TTTCAGCATAACTTTCCCCAACAAAATCTTATTGGCAATGAACAGAGTCATCAACCAATGAGCAATATGACAGGATATATGAACCCAGGTGTTAGTGGTGATGTAAATGGAGCATTCAAAAGGGCCAACTATCCGGAGATTTCTAATGCTGCTGATAG AGACCTATTTGATCAAATTGGTGCCCAAGAGAGAACTGGAGATAGAAATTTTGTAAATGGCAATGGCGGCAACTTGTATCAACCTTCAAACGAGCATGATGAGACCGCTTCCAACGTTTCTGAGG ATGGCCCTGGCATTGAGAATTTTCAAATCAGTGGTGATGCTATTCCTGGAGAAAAACTTCTTGGATGTGGTTATCCAGTCCGTCGAACTTCTCTTTGTATGTTTCAG TGGGTTCGGCATCTTCAGGATGGCACTAGACAGTACATTGAAG GAGCTACAAATCCTGAGTATGTAGTTACAGCTGATGATGTCGATAAATTGATAGCAGTTGAGTGTATTCCAATGGATGACAAAGGCCGTCAG GGGGAGCTAGTGAGGCTTTTTGCTAATGACCAGAACAAAATAAAATGCG ACCCGGAAATGCAGCATGAGATTGATACATACCTGTCCAAAGGAGAAGCAATTTTCAGTGTTCTACTTTTG ACGGATTCTTCTGACAATTGGGAACAAGCAACTCTATTCTTAAGACGATCAGGATACCAAATCAAAATAAGTGGCACTGAAGCTCCAGTAGTTTCTGAGAAATTCTCAAAGGACTTATCG ATCAAAGTTCCATGTGGTCTCTCAACACAATTTGTGTTAACATGCTCAAATGGATCTTCTCATCCTCTAAGCACATATAGCGTCCG AATGCGAGACACACTTGTGTTAACCATGCGACTCTTCCAGAGTAAG GTATTGGATGACAAAAGGAAAGGGAAAGCATGA